Part of the Capsicum annuum cultivar UCD-10X-F1 chromosome 12, UCD10Xv1.1, whole genome shotgun sequence genome is shown below.
aggaagaacaaaccttagccaaatttgacctttaaattacttttgattcaaccatagaacttccaaagtaattcgataactgcgtttgtcatctcgagagcttcaaacAGCACCTACTATTtatgcaaacaggattgcataatcaaaaGGTGAATTCTAaagtatgaatattatttgcctttgttcttttccatatgtatatgtgtgatagaggattatatgtattggttgttattgaaaggtgatagaaatagggttatggactattttgcatggtttggttgtattgaattgtggaaggtggatgtggtaattgagttatggagggtggatatggtaattgaattatggaaggtggatatggtgatatactattgaattgatgattatttatgtctatgcctcaatttggtttaatggattggttggaaggataaatgaatccaaacttaatattggaggatgttgtataaTTATGCATGGCAtttgaatgtaattggagtataagagggttaaagtgacaccctttatggtgtaattaaggcttaatacttaaccactagtttggtgaattcaaataattgaattgtgatgtttggttgctaatactagattgctatatatgttcattatagataagtaatctgaaaatacgggaagtccatttgggactagtattgaaggttgacagtcaggtatgtaaagcatactctataccatatcttcgggcatgaaagtgaacaattgttctattaagaaagtttccaaagttattcagtaacatgtgatccataatggttttgtatgatgtcctacattaccaatgaacttgtttccaccctacaagatgtcaagacatccaatacttacttgttttccaaatcttaaaTGTTTAtggcactaatgaatgtcagaaggtatccgattactcaaacaagatccgtgtactattaatgactccaaaatgtatcattgatataccaataagtttctacttcattgttatggcattgatgactccaaaacacttcattgatgtgccaatgatttcttacttcattgttattacattgattgtctatttatatgtatcttattgatgtatcattgtttcaaagtattaaaaatgcGGTGGCggccgaaataacaatctcaaagattaattgaactaagtgatggaagttttctcttatcaggtggtatcccaggggcataagcctatcatgggtcgatccctatttatgtgtttatgggtggtatcccaggggcacaagcctatcatgggtcgatcccagttgatatgtactggaggcagcctaatggtcacagtacagtacagtaatgattagaAAGATAATAAGAaagaaggtaaagtgattgaataaatacaatgtacaggttgtcacaagttctagtaagtgtggtccactcctattacaatttattcacttgtttctgatttctattgagctcctatatcatatgtgattatctacagctttacatacttagtacatattttgtactaaTGTCCCCCATggaggacctgcatttcatgctgcaagcacaggtacctcagctcatacaccgcacaagtaagagtcaggatatccagctgcttttggtgagctccagttttattcggggctttccgtgtcatatccagtcattttttggtattgtatagaagttagttataggtggagtgtgtcccgaccttagttaaactctgtgtattatctagaggctttgtagacctaatgtacagtcaaggtggtgttttgttaatagatgtgatggatccaacggccaagtattgtatatacatatatatatgtatgctcgagcttatacaagtgattatttccttttatatgcgacatgatgatgtccgaatttcgggttgtcatagaggtatgcttgggaagtataaggttatgagctggttctcccgggcctcctcggttacgggtgccagtccgtcccaataggatttgagcCGTGATagtttaatgctcaatttcatgcaccacaacaccatcatccttctacttcaacatccacatttctcaattcacaatccaactcacatttagaaaatatttgacatatcaatcaatagtagggattTATAATttccaataacaattatcaagtcataacaaggaaataatggaataatagtataaatcaaggcttagcaatttaaatcatcatatattcataatcaattaattttggacctattatgttataaaaataaaatctctagtctcttaggtattttcacaaacaccttacatgcacttcttaggcataggtggattcatcaagattacaagtattcaatcacccatttcatatatttatacatcacacatcaccatagtttccacaaacatacaaagatcccttcttggatatcatcaacttcaacaacataatcaccaaccatcacacaaatactacacacatatacttcaaccaacacacataatcatcccacacatatatctcaaccatcatgtgaatactacacacatacacaatgaaaatttagaaagtataatcatatatatatatatatatgtacacatatatcttgagcctttgaaaaaggatttgtgggctctatggatgaaaagatcccatagataaacacttgcataccttagatttcgtggccggaagagattgacggaaggaatTCTTAAATCAAACCCTCTAATTTatttcccccaattcaaaaccctaacccttacttgatatatatatatatatatacatataagagaaatgagaggaaaataatacaagttctcagttgaatggggtatttatagaggtttaaaagagtggtgaaagaccaaaatatccctaagaaacaaataaaacccgaatctgtccttcagtgatctatctgataggatgaagtaaattggccataactttttactctaatgtccaaattggataaaactaattttattggaaagaagactctcaggtctttccgttgatatatagtagcttatacagttcattatgtacaaggagttatgatcgttcgaagttgaccaaaaaaaatcatttggctacaatattttttttcttgcatattttactgttcacagttcgatcggaatggtcgtcgTTTGAtcagaatggtcgtaactcatagTGTCTGTTTTGGGTGATCCATATATTGTTAGAAAttttattcgatgctctacgtaatggtgggtcgaaatccaagaaatgacacacaaaaaaattataagtcattCACGAAGATAGGATCCCGACACATTTACgaacaaaatttcaatgaaaaaattttctggggtattacagtgCTTCTCGTGGTTCTGATGGTGTTTGGTTCATcgtagatcgattgaccaagtcagcttatttcattCCAATTCAGGTTTTCTTCAATGCTGAAAAGTTGGCTCGTATCTACATCCGTAAgattgtaaaacttcatggtcTGCCGATGTCCATTATTTAATATcaaggttttgtgttcacatctcacttttgaaagacttttcaggatgaatTAGGTATtcaggttgatcttagtacaatATTTCACCCCCAGATTGTCGATTAGCTAGAGCGGACCATTCAGATTTTGGAGAATATGCTCCATGATTGTGTGATGGATTTTAATGGCTAttgggagcaacatttggctttagcaaaatttgcatataataatagcttccattccagtattgatatggctctttttgaggcattgtcaCTCGttagtaggttggtttgatgtttcagaggtgataCCTCGAGGTACAAatttgcttcgtgagtctttggacaGAGTCCGAATCATTAAGGATAgacttagagtaggcagaaatATTATGCAGGTCGTAGACTTCGTTCCTTGATATTTAGTGTTAATAATCATATTTTCCTTcgagttttacccatgaaggatGTGATGAGATTCGgtaagaggggcaagcttagccccaccTATATTGacctatttgagattcttcagatcGTTGGTGATGTGGCCTATGAGTCAGCTTTGCCtccagatttatcagttgttcattcagtttttcacgtttttatgctttgttgttacctgatgagtctcatgtcatctGTTAGGAGtaagttcagttagatgagcgattgTCTTTCGTTGAAGAGTCGGTCTCTATTTTGACTAGGGGTGTTAGGcagttgcgctctagagttatcTCTGTTAttaaggtccagtggcgacatcgacctgtagataaAGATACTTGGGAGATTGCGTCCGATATATGTAGTTCCTATCTCCAACTCTtcgttgattcaggtatttctttgtcttagttcgaggacgaactagatttttagtagtaAATGATGTAACgactatttttgataaaatatgtgttttatgtaattagattattttaccccttcttatagtttcattatggtatttatggggataggggtgattggcatgattcccaatgcattttggtaccatttatacgatattgtggttttggtggcttcgagagccttattttggacttttgtggatatcttttgatacATGCGACGGATGACTGAAAGGATTGTGCCAGCAGATCCATAACGTCGATTTTAGGATGGtagcatatttggtgtgattttacaacttctaaatctcatttcgacccttggtttgtaaaattgtgattttaaattttgggggtcaattctgtaaaaacatatttttttcaaaaattcaacttCGTCAACGCGtccggaacatcgaatttagtgtggttgcatagtttgtttgcatatatcgggCTCTAAACGAATCCTGGGTACCCTATCGAACTCCGAGTTAGACTTtataaaagtttgatttttttcttcaagCTCCTGGTGCAAGAAAATCTGCACTACAAAAGCAGTTTTTTGGGCTCATTTTGTCCATTccttcatcttgtctcttgagagttaaaccttaaaatagtgtAAAAGCTTAAAAATGAAGCTTGTGttagcttgggaagctagatcaacatctatttcttgattttattacgaatttaaggaaagaattcatttttttcttgataatttcttaattaatttctcaaaactccaaaaatcttaggatttgattttaaacttcaatttcacttgaataatatttttatcttataattactagtttttcatcaatttaatcttcaaaacaactttgattcttgattgtaacccggatttcaaagattttacccaataaagttttaaaatgatttttctttgatttgaacctcagttttttactcaatttgacttgagttttcagatgtagattcctaaaaatatggagaatacGTTTTTTAAGTAGAGTTacgattttttccttcttttcgaAAACTCGTTCTGGATGTCTGCTTTGAtcctgaaccaaaagtagtcaatatatgaatcattgactttattttgacgcatagattctatatttcttggttttagttgattttgtgaTCATTCATGGAAAGTAATATCGTGGGTTCAGAGTGTAGCAAAACGGTTTCGATATTcgaggtaagttatggcttaactctttcagactgggatggatagtaaatgatggtacaaaatgcatgttaagagtgacaactaatcatgaaaaataactaTCTATGTCTTGTGCTCATGGAGGCCTATATGTGacgtaattattgaaattgagatattatgtgatatgtgtgacaaTGTGGGATCCTATGCGATATTGataaccttgaatacatgtgaataattgcattgtgttgttgaaatgcttaatgtggtaccattggtgtattatggtatattcatacttgtttgcatatgaaacatgtggaaattcatgaatgTAGGAATTAATAAATGGATATTGACTCaggtggttgtggaaatgtaccATTATGATTGGCTGTGGAAATAACTCATGtgtttggttgtggaaatactcattatgatggATCGCGAACATTGCATTATCATCCTCATGGCATCATACACataatttcacttatttgttgtaTGTTTTGTATATAATCGTTGTAGTTTGTCATACGTGATTTATGTCTTATGTGCTTTGGAGATActgaaaatactagaaatactaaaAACACTTGAAAAAATCTGAAAACATAGGATTTTAtaaccctccccgagggatgtaCCAGGAGGAGATATTGATATATGGATTGTGTATGAAttgacaaaccccccatgggttCCACGTCGGGAGACTTTCCTCAGTGggtgtatacgaggattgtgAAATGATCTcagaggttgtgtgacaacctcatacatcatcatcatcattatatacattacacttactttattgtgtttatgttgtgttgtattatcaaattgacttgtcatctatgtatttatcatcttctttcttttacttgtatttgatgatcttgtatctagatgttctcccttgttctacttgtatgtgacATAATGCaaacttgtattctatcttgatGTATTGTTGCAATATACGTGATATAAAAGTGTTAACCATTAAGAAAACTCTTAAAACcaaaaaccaaacaaaaaaaaattacaaaccattaacccaataatccaataacccaataccaataaacCAGTAAAACTTTTATGATTGAATCGGTCATTACACACCCCTACAATGGAATGAACAAAAGCAATTCATTTTGTAAATGAACACGCATTAATTAGAAGATCAGCCCAATCTAATTAAGATTAATTAGAAGACCAGCCCAATCTAATCAAGGCATGCAAAATATATCAATGACTCGTCAAACAGTATTCTGTGAACATGCGGCAACGATAGTTGGAGCTTCAACTCTCATTTTCAGATGATTAAATTCTAAAGCCAAAATGGGCTTGGACAGCAGCACGGATATGCTGAAATTTCTCTTGGTCCCTGTGGGGGCTCTGCCTATCCATTCCCCGTGTGAGCTGTGATCTTCAGATGAATTTTCCTTGTCTGCATCCAATGCAGATGGTCCCAAGACGTTTGCTGGTTGCACTGCTCTTACCCTATATACAAAGTGAAAAAACATAAATCACTAGCCTAACAGCGGGTTCTAATATCAATTATTGGCCAAGAAGATGTTTCAGTTCTACTTGCTCAAGCAACCTATGGAACATTAGCAGAATGTACATATAAAAATGAGATATATGGCAGTGAATATGTCAGCCTAAGAAGCACAGACCTGCACTCGATCTGGCAAGAGTACTTGAGGAGATTAGAATTGTACTTCGTCCGTCCACTGAAATTTCATGCAGAAATGCTAGTTACAAGTCCAAATTTACTTCAAGGGAAAACACCCGAAGGACCAAAATAGAAACAATTACCTAAAGTTTGGAAGTGACATTTTGATAAATGGACCCATCCATCCCTTAGAATCTTGCTGAGAAACTGCCAATTCCCATCggattgagaaattgataaaatgaCTACGATATTTGAGATAAAGTTCCCAAATAACCCACTACTGGTTAAAAACTCAAACTGCAAGATTTTGCCAATGAATCAACACTCCCTCCCTTTCTATTGGGATGAGCATATTAGGCTACAATGCAAAAATGCAGGAATCGATTGCTTTTTCTATTGAATAAAGGAACTACCTAGTTAGGCCATGTCCTGAATCACAGACATCACAACTATTGCTACCATGGAAGTTGCAGACAATCAACAATTGCATTATGAATTTCATCTATCAAGACATAATGCAGTGTCATCTTATTTACCAGTTGCATTTAAGTTGATGTTGCAGATACTCATAGCTCTCTGATTCTTGATTTCGGACACTTCTATGTCCATGTGATTCCTATAGTTAGAAGATGTTCTCCAGCCAATCCTGCTTAGAAAACTGCTTGATTTACTTTTTGGTGCCCATGGAAGTGCTGTAATTTTCTGCATGCAGGTCACTAAAGTGAGTTCTAGCTCAGAATATATCACTTTTTTAAACATCAGCCAAGTAATTGGACAAATATCTGCTACAACTACATTTTCACCCACCTTTGGTATACCTTTATGAAGAGCATCGTAAAATCCATGTACATACCTTGTGGAAAAAGGAAATTCATGGACAATATGGCAGAAAAGAGTCTTTGTTTAAGAGAGTAAGGTAATTTGAAACCATTTTGCATAAGCTTGACCATGAAAGTTGAACTGCATGCTGCTATATAGACAAAAACGACTCAAATGTTCAACAACAGAGGATCCAATCTACCAACTCAGATGTACCTTTGAAAACCTGCCAACTTGGCTTGGAAGACCTACTACCTGTTACACGAGACGATGACATCAAAACAAtgcaatatataaaaattaaattggtGATGCAACTAGATTCGTAGTAAGAAAGTCTAGTGAGTGTATCTTTATTGGTGTCCCAGACTTCATTAAAACAACACATGCTAGAAATTTCTCTTTTAATTCTTATTAATGCTGAGGTTGGGAGTATGAGAAAGTTATCTCTACCTACCTTCCGTCCATGAAGGCATGCCTCATCACTGCCCACCAGTACCCTGGCAGCCCATCTATtattgacaaaaatatttttgttagtatataCACAAATACTTTTTGGttcaatatatacacaaataacaacaacaacaacaacaaacccagtgtattcccacttagtggggtctgggggagtaagatgtacgcagtccatacctctacctctgataaagtagaaaggctgtttccgaaagacccccggctcaagtcacgagatatcacacaaacacatagtacagcacagaagcagatgacataacatagatacggcacccataaggaatataaaacagagtaaagcaggaatgcaggaatataaagcaaaggaaagcacacagattcgtaataaacatggaacacggaacacgaaacactgaatacggaatcataacaggaatacacccccaccaattaattccctacactagcg
Proteins encoded:
- the LOC107850854 gene encoding protein NEOXANTHIN-DEFICIENT 1; the protein is MEMKNRSYTPLGYGEPPWIFKGSALYQLHLVKAETARAFIPKDCRLVEAFGYTLGGFFLASYDDSPAGIFDELVVIAGLVWNPPTSCAWAARVLVGSDEACLHGRKVVGLPSQVGRFSKKITALPWAPKSKSSSFLSRIGWRTSSNYRNHMDIEVSEIKNQRAMSICNINLNATVSQQDSKGWMGPFIKMSLPNFSGRTKYNSNLLKYSCQIECRVRAVQPANVLGPSALDADKENSSEDHSSHGEWIGRAPTGTKRNFSISVLLSKPILALEFNHLKMRVEAPTIVAACSQNTV